The Desulfovibrio psychrotolerans genomic interval CGTCGTATTCAAAAAGCATATAATTATGGTATATAAACAGCGCAAAGAGTCAAGGGGCATATACCGCTAAAAAATATGCGGCTGCATACCATGCTTTGCTCATGATGGTACGCAGCCGCAGAAAAGGCGTTTGGAGCGGGCGGGTTATCCCCGGGCCCTGCGGAACCCTTCCGCCGCGCGTTCTATCACGTCCTCGCCCACGCAGAAGGTAAGACGGAAGTGGCCGGGGCCGCCGAATCCGCTGCCGGGAACGGCCAGAATCTTTTCTTCCATAAGGCGCTGGCAGAAGGCCACATCGTCGCCGCCGGGGGCCTTGGGGAAGAAGTAGAAGGCCCCCTTGGGCATGAGGAAATCGTATCCCGCATCGCGCAGCACACGGGCCATGACATTGCGGCGTTTTTCATAAATACCCGCGTCCACCTGCGCGTGCAGTGCCGCTTTGAGCAGGTGCTGGCCGATGACCGGCGGGTTTACAAAGCCGAGGATGCGGTTAGTGAGCATAAGGCCCGCCATGAGCCTGCCCCGGTCCGGCATACGGGGAGAGAGGCACACATAGCCCACCCGTTCGCCCGCCAGCGAAAGGTTTTTGGAAAAGGAAGAGAGCACCACGGCGTAGTCATACAGCGGCAGAACGCTCGGCACCTCCACGCCGTCAAAGGCGAGAAAGCGGTATGGTTCGTCGGAGACAAGGAAAACGGGGCGGCCGTATTCGCGGCTCTTGGCGTCCAGAAGGGCGGCAAGGGCTTCTATTTCCTGCCTGCCGTATACGGTGCCCGTGGGATTGTTGGGCGAGTTGATGATAACCGCGCGGGTCTTGGGCGTCATGGCGGCAGCAATGGCGTCCACGTCCAGTTCAAAGGTGTCCGGCTTGGACATGGCCGCCTTGAACGAAACCTGATGGTTGGAGGTATAGAACCCGTACTCCACAAAATAGGGAGCCACGCCCACCACCTCGTCACCCGGTTCGGTCACGGCGCGGAAAAAGGCATTCATGGCACCGGCGGCACCGCAGGAGATGAGGCAGTCATCTGCGGAAACGTCCACGCCCTGTTCCTTTGCCACCAGATCAGCGATTATCTGGCGCGCCCACGGAAACCCGCCGTTGGGCATGTAGCCGAAGGCGAAGGGCTCTTGCGCGGAATCCGCCAGTTCATGCAGTATGTCGCCCACCTGAGCAGGCG includes:
- a CDS encoding pyridoxal phosphate-dependent aminotransferase, producing the protein MTLLSQQISGFIENSSWIRKMFEAGIAMKKQYGADAVCDFSLGNPDVPAPAQVGDILHELADSAQEPFAFGYMPNGGFPWARQIIADLVAKEQGVDVSADDCLISCGAAGAMNAFFRAVTEPGDEVVGVAPYFVEYGFYTSNHQVSFKAAMSKPDTFELDVDAIAAAMTPKTRAVIINSPNNPTGTVYGRQEIEALAALLDAKSREYGRPVFLVSDEPYRFLAFDGVEVPSVLPLYDYAVVLSSFSKNLSLAGERVGYVCLSPRMPDRGRLMAGLMLTNRILGFVNPPVIGQHLLKAALHAQVDAGIYEKRRNVMARVLRDAGYDFLMPKGAFYFFPKAPGGDDVAFCQRLMEEKILAVPGSGFGGPGHFRLTFCVGEDVIERAAEGFRRARG